In Chroicocephalus ridibundus chromosome 4, bChrRid1.1, whole genome shotgun sequence, one genomic interval encodes:
- the TRADD gene encoding tumor necrosis factor receptor type 1-associated DEATH domain protein isoform X2, protein MAGSSTPWIGSAYLFLQSTCKTIVLPSLYESSQKKPSVFKALKLALADSTGSVNGVDMLKVHCSHPHLIVQLKFCKQENCRRFLQSYREGALQESLQNHLQLSLAMTTVPLEMELKAGNEHLDNMLKDEDRCLECIYREKPDRLRDEEISELEECLKSLIVHQSINNNTAVKGCASLNAPSLPCPSQGSSLSPQVTFIFQGQHFANRTLTPDDHQKFAKLVSKKWKQVGRSLQKNCRALRDPVIDNLALEYDREGLYEQAYQLLLRFIQSEGKKATIARLIAALEENGLISLAEELLGLHSNEDCS, encoded by the exons ATGGCTGGCAGCTCCACTCCTTGGATCGGCAGCGCTTATCTCTTCCTCCAGTCGACATGCAAGACCATCGTTCTGCCGTCTCTCTATGAAAGCTCCCAGAAGAAACCTAGTGTGTTCAAGGCGCTGAAGCTGGCTTTAGCAG ACTCCACCGGCAGTGTGAATGGTGTGGACATGCTCAAAGTGCACTGCAGCCACCCGCACCTGATAGTGCAGCTCAAGTTCTGCAAGCAGGAGAACTGCCGCCGGTTCCTGCAGAGTTACCGGGAAGGAGCGCTCCAGGAGTCCCTCCAGAATCACCTCCAGCTCTCCTTGGCCATGACCACAGTGCCTCTTGAAATGGAGCTGAAGGCTGGCAACGAGCACCTCGACAACATGCTGAAGGATGAGGATCGCTGCCTGGAGTGCATCTACAGAGAAAAG CCTGACCGCCTGCGGGATGAGGAGATCTCAGAGCTGGAGGAATGCCTCAAGAGCCTGATTGTTCACCAGAGCATCAACAACAATACGGCTGTAAAAGGCTGCGCCTCTCTGAACGCCCCATCTCTACCTTGTCCTTCTCAAGGCAGCTCCCTTTCCCCACAAGTCACCTTCATCTTTCAGGGACAACACTTCG CCAACAGAACGCTTACACCAGACGACCACCAGAAATTTGCCAAGCTCGTGTCCAAGAAATGGAAGCAAGTGGGTCGCTCTTTGCAGAAGAACTGCCGGGCCCTGCGTGATCCTGTCATTGATAACCTGGCCCTTGAATATGACCGAGAGGGACTATATGAACAAGCCTATCAGCTGCTTCTCAGATTTATCCAGTCGGAGGGGAAGAAGGCCACAATAGCGCGGCTGATCGCAGCCCTGGAAGAAAATGGTCTCATCAGCTTGGCTGAGGAGCTCTTGGGCCTCCATTCCAATGAGGACTGCTCCTAG